A genome region from Gouania willdenowi chromosome 9, fGouWil2.1, whole genome shotgun sequence includes the following:
- the ppic gene encoding peptidyl-prolyl cis-trans isomerase C, with product MVLKLRAVALFLCAVLLQSVSGGVSRTGPRVTEKVFLDITVGGHEVGRIVIGLFGDVVPLTVKNFVTLATGEKDYGYKGTKFHRVIKDFMIQGGDFTAGDGSGGHSIYGTTFADENFKLKHLGAGWVSMANAGPDTNGSQFFILATKAPWLDGKHVVFGKVLDGMSVVHTIELQDTNDRNLPYTECVVVNSGRVPVKEPFVVEVEGW from the exons ATGGTTCTGAAGCTCCGTGCGGTCGCTCTGTTCCTCTGTGCCGTCCTCCTACAGTCCGTGTCCGGGGGGGTGTCACGGACTGGGCCCAGAGTCACGGAGAAG gtgTTCCTCGACATCACAGTCGGGGGTCATGAGGTTGGAAGGATTGTCATTGGCTTGTTTGGTGACGTTGTTCCACTGACTGTGAAGAACTTTGTTACCCTGGCAACTGGAGAG AAAGATTACGGCTACAAAGGGACTAAATTCCACAGAGTCATCAAGGATTTCATGATCCAGGGAGGAGACTTTACAGCTGGGGATGGAAGTGGAG GTCACAGCATCTATGGGACAACGTTTGCAGATGagaatttcaaattaaaacatcttGGAGCAGGATGG gTGAGCATGGCTAACGCTGGTCCAGATACCAACGGGTCTCAGTTCTTCATCCTGGCTACTAAAGCTCCGTGGTTGGATGGAAAACATGTGGTGTTTGGAAAAGTGTTGGATGGAATG tCTGTGGTTCACACCATCGAGCTCCAGGACACCAACGACAGGAACCTGCCCTACACCGAGTGTGTGGTTGTCAACAGCGGCAGGGTTCCCGTTAAAGAGCCGTttgtggtggaggtggagggctggtga